Proteins from a single region of Bartonella sp. M0283:
- a CDS encoding phytoene/squalene synthase family protein, translating into MNKDASYCLKLLKESDRDRYLSILFAPLQYRGGLASLFAFNVEINRISETVHEPMIGEIRLRWWRDAIEAGKTGEGNPVLSALLSTIQQYDLPKAALLRYCDARVFDFYDDQMPDLTSLEGYCGETISALLELSCQILEKNASSLTAEASGHGGVADFMCRLLRSLPLLKANGRQYFPKNIVEATAEDFIISAPHKESEQQKKLLNAAIEFDKKHYQKFYQHYKNLPVSVRPVFLPLAIIPEALKKIEKKGTLAFKECVTPSPLRHYLAVTKAAITGRMPKIL; encoded by the coding sequence ATGAATAAAGACGCGTCCTATTGTTTAAAACTGTTAAAAGAGAGCGATAGAGATCGCTATCTCTCGATATTATTCGCACCGCTACAATATCGTGGGGGACTTGCGAGCCTTTTTGCTTTTAATGTCGAGATTAATCGAATTTCGGAAACGGTGCATGAGCCGATGATTGGTGAAATTCGTTTGCGTTGGTGGCGGGATGCAATCGAAGCCGGTAAAACGGGCGAGGGCAATCCGGTCTTAAGTGCGTTGCTTTCGACTATCCAGCAATATGATTTACCGAAAGCCGCACTGTTACGCTATTGTGATGCACGTGTGTTCGACTTTTATGATGATCAAATGCCTGATCTAACAAGTCTTGAAGGCTATTGTGGTGAAACAATAAGTGCGCTTTTGGAACTGTCATGTCAGATTCTTGAAAAAAATGCGTCGTCATTGACGGCGGAAGCGTCAGGACACGGCGGTGTTGCAGATTTTATGTGTCGGCTCTTACGTTCGCTCCCCTTGTTAAAAGCAAATGGGCGTCAATATTTTCCGAAGAATATTGTTGAAGCAACGGCAGAGGATTTTATTATTTCAGCCCCTCATAAAGAATCAGAACAGCAGAAAAAACTTTTAAACGCCGCAATCGAATTCGATAAAAAACATTATCAGAAATTCTATCAACATTATAAAAACTTGCCAGTCAGTGTGCGCCCGGTTTTTCTGCCTCTGGCCATCATACCGGAGGCGTTAAAGAAGATTGAAAAGAAAGGCACACTGGCGTTCAAAGAATGTGTCACACCTTCTCCGCTTCGCCATTATCTCGCTGTTACAAAAGCAGCTATAACCGGACGCATGCCGAAAATATTATAG
- a CDS encoding Mth938-like domain-containing protein: MSDAIKMREAHFPGRAPIDAYGNGGFRFADMSNRGSIICVPSGIYGLEMKTPVPTMEDIKHVLDEADKIEIFLVGTGENLLRLPENLRMVLRKKHISTDTMSTGAAVRTFNVLLAEDRAVAALLYAVE, encoded by the coding sequence ATGTCTGATGCAATCAAGATGAGAGAGGCACATTTCCCCGGACGTGCGCCTATTGATGCTTATGGAAATGGTGGTTTCCGTTTTGCCGATATGTCGAATCGCGGCTCGATCATTTGCGTTCCGTCCGGCATATATGGTCTGGAAATGAAAACGCCTGTGCCGACCATGGAGGACATAAAACATGTTCTTGATGAAGCTGATAAAATCGAGATCTTTCTCGTTGGTACAGGAGAAAATTTGCTAAGGTTACCTGAAAACTTGCGAATGGTTCTGCGCAAAAAACATATTTCTACAGACACGATGAGTACTGGCGCTGCAGTTCGTACATTTAATGTCCTCTTGGCGGAAGATCGCGCAGTCGCCGCACTCCTTTATGCAGTTGAATGA
- the secD gene encoding protein translocase subunit SecD, whose translation MLYFPRWKRLLIWFVVLVGVIVALPNILPQALLTHLPQLYSTLHLPMGVDLQGGSRLVVQLPKNEIAERDATIDVMKRRLDIGAAGFKDYSIAKQSRDKIRIEVPGLFDVQLLKDIVSVTARFSLYEEDTSVPVNDVIMGKVARPEGTIVTYSMDDPPVSYLLKDRPFLTNDNIASAYAEKNADTTGSLLTVALDSEGQQKLSEFTRKNSDKRLIIVFDNEVLAAMRFPVPIDDGYIRVGPLPDDVAHNLETVLTTGPLPTDLTFIEERTVGGDLGTAYAKAGLHAAFGALIIVAVFMVLSYGLLGLTADVALAANLMMLVAVLSLVGTPLTLAGFAGLVLIIGVSVDANILIYERVREARRNNYSVTQAVEAGFSGAMSTIVDANVTTFIAALVLFMLGTGPIHGFALTVTIGILTSLFTTFTFTRMMISWWIRTFHPREIPQRIIRIIPPNTSIRFMKLGKLTLALSTVLIILTGGLYVTAGVNYGIDFAGGSLAVLEAKNGKADIYDIASRVNDLNIGGVNVSPTKRPSEAELTIASQENGEDAEQTVAVKLRGEFGSDYTLQRLDIVGPTVSAELSRVSALAIFVSLLAIFVYVLWRFRWQFAIGAVLTTVHDIIILVGIFLLFQWQFNLWSIAALLAIIGYSLNDTIVVYDRVRSLLKKRGNIDMRSLVDIAINRTLSRTILTSLATLLAHVPLYYFGGADMKDFASVLLIGIIIGTYSSIFIAGPLLVLLRVKPNQTDGKGS comes from the coding sequence ATGCTTTATTTTCCTCGCTGGAAACGGCTTCTGATCTGGTTTGTTGTCCTTGTTGGCGTGATAGTCGCCTTACCCAATATTCTACCTCAGGCTTTGCTTACCCATTTACCGCAACTCTATTCGACGCTTCATTTGCCAATGGGCGTTGATTTGCAAGGTGGTTCGCGCCTTGTTGTTCAATTACCGAAAAATGAAATTGCCGAACGCGATGCGACAATAGACGTCATGAAAAGACGGCTCGACATCGGAGCTGCCGGCTTTAAAGACTATTCTATAGCCAAGCAAAGCCGCGATAAAATCCGCATTGAAGTGCCAGGACTTTTCGATGTCCAGTTGCTCAAAGATATCGTAAGTGTGACTGCGCGTTTTTCACTTTATGAAGAAGACACATCCGTTCCCGTAAACGATGTGATTATGGGCAAAGTTGCGCGTCCCGAAGGCACGATTGTTACCTATTCAATGGATGACCCGCCGGTAAGCTATTTGCTGAAAGATCGTCCGTTTTTGACCAATGACAATATTGCGAGCGCCTATGCAGAAAAAAACGCTGATACAACCGGCTCGTTATTGACTGTCGCATTGGATAGCGAAGGACAACAAAAACTTTCCGAATTTACCCGCAAAAACTCCGACAAGCGGCTCATCATTGTGTTTGACAATGAAGTTCTGGCAGCAATGAGATTTCCGGTACCTATTGACGACGGCTATATTCGGGTAGGGCCATTGCCGGATGATGTCGCCCATAATCTCGAAACTGTTCTGACAACGGGACCACTTCCGACGGATTTGACTTTTATTGAAGAGAGAACAGTGGGGGGAGACCTTGGTACAGCCTATGCAAAAGCCGGTTTGCACGCTGCTTTTGGCGCTCTTATTATTGTTGCCGTTTTCATGGTTTTGTCATACGGCCTTTTGGGGCTGACTGCCGACGTGGCACTGGCTGCCAATTTGATGATGTTGGTTGCAGTGCTAAGTCTTGTCGGCACACCGCTGACGCTTGCCGGATTTGCAGGTCTTGTTCTGATTATCGGCGTATCGGTTGACGCCAATATTTTGATCTACGAGCGCGTGCGCGAGGCAAGACGCAACAATTATTCGGTGACCCAAGCCGTTGAAGCCGGATTTTCCGGTGCCATGAGCACGATTGTTGACGCGAACGTCACAACTTTCATTGCCGCACTGGTTTTGTTCATGTTGGGCACTGGTCCCATTCATGGCTTTGCGCTCACTGTTACGATCGGCATTTTGACCTCGCTCTTTACGACCTTCACATTCACGCGGATGATGATCAGCTGGTGGATCCGGACATTTCATCCTCGTGAAATACCACAGCGTATCATTCGCATCATTCCGCCCAATACCAGTATCCGCTTTATGAAACTTGGCAAATTAACATTGGCCTTGTCGACGGTACTGATTATTTTGACTGGCGGCCTCTATGTGACAGCGGGGGTAAATTACGGGATTGATTTTGCCGGAGGATCGTTAGCGGTTCTCGAAGCCAAAAACGGTAAGGCTGATATTTACGATATTGCCTCGCGGGTTAACGATCTCAATATCGGGGGTGTCAATGTTTCGCCAACCAAAAGGCCTTCGGAAGCCGAATTGACAATTGCAAGTCAGGAAAATGGCGAAGATGCCGAACAAACTGTTGCTGTAAAACTTCGTGGAGAATTCGGCAGTGATTACACTTTGCAGCGCCTTGATATTGTTGGTCCGACGGTTTCGGCAGAACTGAGCCGTGTAAGCGCACTTGCCATTTTCGTGTCATTGCTGGCAATATTTGTTTACGTGCTATGGCGTTTCCGCTGGCAATTTGCAATCGGAGCCGTTTTGACAACGGTTCATGATATTATCATTCTTGTCGGCATATTTCTGCTGTTCCAATGGCAATTCAATCTTTGGAGCATCGCGGCACTCCTTGCTATTATCGGATATTCATTGAACGACACGATTGTTGTTTATGACCGGGTCCGTTCGCTCCTTAAAAAACGCGGCAATATAGATATGCGCAGTCTCGTTGATATTGCTATCAACCGTACCTTGTCGCGCACAATTTTGACCTCTCTTGCAACTTTGCTGGCACATGTCCCTCTTTATTACTTTGGCGGCGCCGATATGAAAGATTTTGCATCGGTTCTACTCATTGGTATAATTATAGGTACATATTCTTCCATATTTATAGCCGGTCCATTGCTGGTGCTCTTGAGAGTCAAGCCGAACCAGACCGACGGTAAGGGTTCATAA
- the yajC gene encoding preprotein translocase subunit YajC produces MFITNAYAQAAGGSTGEVSTLMTFAPFILIFVIMYFLIIRPQRNQMKKRQEMLNAIRRGDTVITEGGLIGRVTKVVGDANGEVEIEIAENTRVRVLRAKILTVEVKGEPVSEQKSKPALKAAKSKNKKKQSDNRQESNTDQTEQAASTEDNNSGNDTAKIEKDENKSDSAASQEKTGA; encoded by the coding sequence ATGTTTATTACCAACGCTTATGCACAGGCCGCTGGTGGTTCGACGGGGGAAGTGTCAACTTTGATGACGTTTGCACCTTTTATTCTGATTTTTGTCATCATGTATTTTCTCATTATCCGGCCACAACGCAACCAGATGAAAAAGCGTCAGGAAATGCTGAATGCCATTCGTCGGGGCGATACTGTGATAACTGAAGGCGGCCTTATCGGTCGCGTTACGAAAGTTGTTGGTGATGCTAACGGTGAAGTAGAAATCGAAATTGCCGAGAATACCCGCGTTCGCGTGTTGCGGGCAAAAATTCTGACTGTCGAGGTCAAGGGCGAGCCGGTTAGTGAACAAAAGTCCAAGCCTGCACTAAAGGCTGCTAAAAGCAAAAATAAGAAAAAACAGTCGGATAATAGGCAAGAGTCAAACACTGATCAGACTGAACAAGCAGCTTCGACCGAGGACAATAATAGCGGAAATGATACCGCAAAAATCGAGAAAGACGAAAACAAGTCCGATAGTGCAGCAAGTCAGGAAAAGACCGGAGCTTGA
- a CDS encoding ATP-binding protein — protein sequence MIDENLNHKLDQLIAILSRMAPAEAKPLDMDNCDCFVWNPDKLALMPVKHVNRIDIDLIKGVDQARDALIENTRQFANGLPANNVLLWGARGMGKSSLVKSVQAKINEENTDKLPLKLIEIHREDIGTLPILLTELRKTPYRSIIFCDDLSFDQDDTSYKSLKAALDGGVEGRPENVVFYATSNRRHLMPREMIDNESSTAVNPSEAIEEKVSLSDRFGLWLGFHKCAQDEYLDMIDGYVSHYGLDAPLDKIHHDALEWATTRGNRSGRVAWQFIMGLAGRLGKKLD from the coding sequence ATGATTGATGAAAATCTAAACCACAAACTGGATCAACTGATCGCTATATTGTCGCGCATGGCCCCTGCAGAAGCCAAGCCGCTTGATATGGACAACTGTGATTGTTTTGTATGGAACCCTGATAAACTTGCTCTGATGCCTGTCAAACACGTAAATAGAATTGATATTGACCTCATCAAGGGGGTCGATCAGGCTCGCGACGCGCTCATTGAAAATACGCGCCAATTTGCTAACGGCTTGCCGGCTAATAACGTGCTCCTTTGGGGAGCGCGAGGCATGGGCAAATCTTCATTGGTAAAATCCGTTCAAGCGAAAATTAACGAAGAAAACACCGATAAACTTCCATTGAAACTTATTGAAATCCACCGTGAAGACATAGGAACATTGCCGATATTGCTAACGGAACTCAGAAAAACACCATATCGGTCAATTATTTTTTGTGATGATTTGTCCTTTGATCAGGATGACACTTCTTATAAATCATTGAAAGCTGCCCTTGATGGCGGTGTTGAAGGGCGTCCGGAAAATGTTGTTTTTTATGCAACCTCCAACCGCCGCCATTTAATGCCCCGCGAGATGATTGATAATGAATCATCGACCGCCGTGAACCCCTCCGAAGCTATCGAAGAAAAAGTCTCGTTGTCGGATCGCTTCGGTTTATGGCTCGGTTTTCATAAATGCGCACAAGATGAATATCTTGATATGATTGACGGATATGTTAGCCATTACGGACTTGATGCACCGCTTGATAAAATCCACCATGATGCGCTCGAATGGGCAACAACACGTGGAAACCGTTCCGGACGCGTGGCATGGCAGTTTATAATGGGGCTAGCCGGCCGGTTGGGCAAGAAACTCGATTAA
- a CDS encoding peptidoglycan DD-metalloendopeptidase family protein — protein MRLKVMSKASHRYLRTAALFILAGFAAGCSSGTQRFTDSFYTGATANQQQAINKQAGYQQMPQTTGSIQSSELPPVAGQPSYQAAQSQSQPTYSSSPSQPTQVASAGQVLGTPPHNLGQMSSSSSSMPSQSASKKNGSYIVQSGDTLYSVSRKTGVSVESLKSANGLSNGAIRVGQSLIIPGGHNTEVASTAPQTKTQTPAASPETKQAVAPTKTAAASQPAPSQPAAEPAKTAQNEPAKPAAEPAVAKSSDTTINQAENVAVVAPQATGISKMRWPAQGRILSSFGQKEGSSTNDGIDIMAPEGSSVKAAENGVVIYAGDGLKEFGNTVLIRHENNIVTVYGHNSKILVQRGQKVRRGDEIAKSGMSGNASTPRVHFEVRKNSSPVNPIKYLEN, from the coding sequence ATGCGTTTGAAAGTTATGAGTAAAGCTTCGCACCGCTATCTTCGAACAGCGGCATTGTTCATCCTAGCTGGTTTTGCCGCTGGATGTAGTTCAGGTACTCAACGGTTTACCGACAGTTTTTATACCGGTGCTACCGCCAATCAACAACAGGCGATCAACAAACAAGCCGGTTACCAACAAATGCCGCAAACCACCGGCTCAATCCAGAGCAGCGAGTTGCCGCCGGTAGCCGGTCAGCCTTCCTATCAGGCAGCCCAGTCACAATCCCAACCGACTTATAGTTCTTCTCCTTCCCAGCCAACGCAGGTAGCATCAGCTGGTCAGGTCTTAGGGACACCGCCGCACAATCTTGGGCAGATGTCATCATCGTCTTCGTCAATGCCCTCACAATCGGCATCAAAGAAAAATGGTAGCTATATCGTACAAAGCGGCGACACACTTTATAGTGTTTCGCGGAAAACCGGTGTAAGCGTCGAATCGCTTAAAAGTGCTAACGGTTTGAGCAATGGTGCAATCCGTGTCGGGCAATCATTAATTATTCCGGGCGGCCATAATACGGAAGTAGCTTCAACAGCTCCTCAAACAAAAACACAAACGCCGGCAGCTTCTCCTGAAACAAAGCAGGCGGTAGCGCCGACAAAGACCGCTGCTGCAAGCCAGCCGGCACCATCTCAACCGGCGGCAGAACCGGCAAAGACTGCACAAAATGAACCGGCAAAACCGGCTGCAGAACCTGCAGTTGCCAAAAGTAGTGATACAACAATCAATCAGGCGGAAAATGTCGCCGTTGTAGCGCCACAGGCAACAGGCATTTCCAAAATGCGTTGGCCTGCTCAGGGCCGTATTCTTTCAAGCTTCGGTCAGAAAGAGGGTTCAAGCACGAATGACGGTATCGATATTATGGCACCGGAAGGCTCGTCCGTTAAAGCGGCAGAAAACGGTGTTGTTATCTATGCCGGTGATGGTTTGAAAGAATTCGGAAACACCGTACTTATCCGCCACGAAAACAATATTGTTACCGTCTACGGACATAACAGCAAAATTCTCGTTCAACGCGGACAGAAAGTCCGCCGTGGTGATGAAATTGCAAAATCCGGTATGTCGGGCAATGCATCGACGCCGCGTGTCCACTTTGAAGTGCGCAAGAATTCGAGCCCGGTCAACCCGATCAAATATCTGGAAAATTGA
- a CDS encoding protein-L-isoaspartate(D-aspartate) O-methyltransferase, with protein sequence MEAVPPMSEREELISLVLKMRGRGLDDMALFAALERTSRRDFVSAPFTDSAYENKVIPIECGEYIERLEEQLYIISALSLEKKHRVLEIGTGSGFTAALIARLAGRVTTVERYKTLCDIARQRFHALEIDNIVLRQMDGSRALSGSGPYDRILVWPSRNRDPQEFLELLAANGVLIEAIGPDEGEQMVVRYRKTGSRFERTDMFRVRYQPFIEGVAAIL encoded by the coding sequence ATGGAAGCTGTGCCCCCTATGTCGGAACGGGAAGAACTGATAAGCCTTGTCCTGAAAATGCGGGGCAGGGGGCTTGATGACATGGCTTTGTTTGCAGCCCTTGAGCGCACATCGCGTCGGGACTTTGTTTCGGCGCCTTTTACCGACAGTGCTTATGAGAATAAGGTTATCCCGATAGAATGCGGCGAATATATCGAGAGGCTTGAAGAACAATTATATATTATTTCTGCATTGTCTCTTGAAAAGAAACATCGTGTGCTCGAGATCGGAACTGGCTCGGGCTTTACCGCTGCTTTGATTGCAAGACTTGCGGGTCGAGTAACGACGGTCGAAAGATATAAAACTTTATGCGACATTGCACGTCAGAGATTTCACGCACTGGAAATAGATAATATTGTTTTACGACAAATGGACGGCAGCCGCGCTTTGTCGGGGTCAGGTCCTTATGACCGGATATTGGTGTGGCCATCACGTAATCGTGATCCACAGGAATTTCTTGAATTGTTGGCAGCCAATGGTGTGCTTATCGAAGCTATCGGACCGGACGAAGGCGAACAGATGGTTGTACGCTATCGCAAGACCGGAAGCAGGTTCGAGAGGACAGATATGTTCAGAGTGCGCTACCAACCCTTCATCGAAGGCGTTGCAGCTATTCTGTGA
- the surE gene encoding 5'/3'-nucleotidase SurE: MRILLTNDDGIHAEGLKILEQIARQLSDDVWVVAPEEDQSGVSHSLTISEPLRLRQIDEKHFALKGTPTDCVIMAVKHIMPELPDLVLSGVNAGGNLADDVSYSGTVSGAVEGMLQGIRSIALSQEFLHETNRDNIPWNTVLSLAPAILKKLVKIRLPEGVLLNVNFPACEADEVTGLSVAPLGNRGHQILIDKRADGRGLPYYWMYFSRGKGKNKEKTDIDVLQEKAISVTPIELDLTAHRFLDVLEKALLGK, translated from the coding sequence ATGCGTATTTTGCTAACCAATGATGACGGCATTCATGCGGAAGGGCTGAAAATTCTTGAACAGATCGCCCGTCAACTCTCTGATGATGTCTGGGTTGTCGCTCCGGAAGAAGATCAAAGTGGTGTTTCGCATTCATTGACAATTTCAGAGCCTTTACGTTTGCGTCAAATTGATGAAAAACATTTTGCTTTGAAAGGCACTCCCACCGATTGTGTCATTATGGCGGTCAAGCATATTATGCCGGAACTGCCCGATCTTGTTCTTTCGGGGGTTAATGCCGGAGGTAATCTAGCTGACGATGTAAGCTATTCGGGAACGGTTTCGGGTGCGGTAGAGGGGATGCTGCAGGGAATCCGCTCGATTGCTCTTTCACAAGAATTTTTGCACGAAACGAATCGCGACAATATTCCTTGGAATACAGTTTTATCTCTTGCTCCGGCTATTTTGAAAAAGCTCGTAAAAATTCGGCTTCCCGAAGGTGTTTTGCTCAATGTGAATTTCCCTGCTTGCGAAGCTGACGAGGTGACAGGATTGTCTGTTGCTCCGCTTGGTAACCGCGGACACCAGATACTTATCGATAAACGCGCTGATGGTCGTGGCCTACCTTATTACTGGATGTATTTCAGTAGAGGAAAAGGCAAGAACAAGGAAAAAACAGATATTGATGTGCTTCAGGAGAAGGCTATTTCTGTTACTCCGATAGAACTTGATCTGACAGCACATAGATTTTTGGATGTATTAGAAAAAGCGCTCTTGGGAAAATAG
- the serS gene encoding serine--tRNA ligase produces MLDIKWIRENPQKLDEALAKRSAEPQAEKLIALDLERRNHVSHVQVAQERRNAASKEIAQAMASGDKDRAEALKSEVAELKTFLSTAETKGKELTAALDDALSRIPNIPLDDVPVGRDENDNVERYKVGTPPSFPFEPKQHFEIGEKLGQMDFDRAVKLSGARFTVLSGQLARLERALGQFMIDVHTLEHGYREVSVPVLVRDSALFGTAQLPKFAEDLFETTDGRWLIPTAEVPLTNLVAGDILDAKKLPIRVTALTPCFRSEAGAAGRDTRGMLRQHQFWKVEMVSITDEDSSLDELERMTGCAEDILKRLGLPFRTITLCTGDMGFSSRKTYDLEVWLPGQNTYREISSCSVCGDFQARRMNARYRKEGEKSTRFVHTLNGSGVAVGRCLIAVMENYQQKDGSVVIPDVLRPYMGGLERIEA; encoded by the coding sequence ATGCTTGATATCAAATGGATTCGAGAAAATCCGCAGAAACTCGACGAAGCTTTGGCAAAACGTAGTGCCGAACCACAGGCAGAGAAACTGATAGCGCTTGATCTTGAGCGTCGTAATCACGTTTCTCACGTTCAGGTTGCGCAGGAAAGACGCAATGCCGCTTCAAAAGAAATTGCACAGGCTATGGCATCCGGTGATAAGGACCGGGCCGAAGCCTTGAAGTCGGAAGTGGCAGAACTCAAAACATTCCTTTCAACAGCAGAGACAAAAGGAAAAGAGCTGACAGCCGCTCTTGATGACGCACTGTCCCGTATTCCTAATATTCCGCTTGACGATGTGCCGGTAGGGCGCGACGAAAATGACAATGTCGAACGTTATAAGGTGGGAACACCACCGTCTTTCCCGTTCGAACCCAAACAACATTTCGAAATTGGTGAAAAACTCGGCCAAATGGATTTTGATCGTGCGGTGAAACTTTCCGGCGCACGTTTCACAGTATTGTCGGGACAGCTTGCCCGTCTCGAAAGGGCACTTGGCCAATTCATGATTGATGTCCACACGCTGGAACATGGCTATCGTGAAGTTTCAGTTCCGGTTCTCGTTCGTGACAGCGCGCTTTTCGGCACTGCCCAACTGCCCAAATTTGCCGAAGACCTGTTTGAGACAACAGACGGGCGTTGGCTTATTCCAACGGCAGAAGTACCACTGACGAATCTCGTTGCAGGCGATATTCTGGACGCCAAAAAGCTCCCGATTCGCGTCACTGCCTTGACCCCGTGCTTCCGTTCGGAAGCCGGTGCTGCCGGTCGTGATACGCGCGGTATGTTGCGCCAACACCAGTTCTGGAAAGTCGAAATGGTGTCTATTACCGACGAAGACAGTTCTTTGGATGAATTGGAACGCATGACAGGGTGCGCTGAAGATATTTTAAAACGTCTGGGTCTTCCATTCCGGACAATTACTTTATGTACCGGCGATATGGGATTTAGTTCCCGCAAAACATATGACCTTGAAGTGTGGTTGCCGGGGCAAAATACCTATCGCGAAATCTCGAGCTGCTCGGTATGTGGTGACTTTCAGGCGCGGCGTATGAATGCGCGTTATCGCAAAGAAGGCGAAAAATCGACGCGCTTTGTTCATACTCTGAATGGTTCTGGCGTTGCCGTCGGGCGCTGTCTCATTGCAGTTATGGAAAATTATCAGCAAAAAGATGGTTCTGTAGTTATACCGGACGTTCTTCGCCCTTATATGGGTGGATTGGAACGGATTGAAGCGTAA
- the tatC gene encoding twin-arginine translocase subunit TatC, translating into MHEDEDEVEASSAPLLDHLIELRHRIIVSLIAFAIAFIICFFVKDYILNFLLWPYQWAMKISGGNPDSIRLQSTQVWETFLTKMKLAAFGGVILSFPYLAFQLYSFIAPGLYRNERRAFLPFLISAPVLFLLGGAFVYCVLAPMMLWFSLSQQLLPDSHLKVEFIARISDYLSFMQSFILIFGLIFQLPLVTSLLTKAGLITSKMLVSKRKWAILIAVVVAAMVTPSDFFTMFGVALPTILLYEVSIIVSRWIEKKQAKQNNKAS; encoded by the coding sequence GTGCATGAGGATGAAGACGAAGTCGAAGCAAGCTCGGCACCGCTACTGGATCATTTGATCGAGTTGCGTCACCGCATCATCGTATCTTTGATTGCATTCGCCATTGCCTTTATTATTTGCTTTTTCGTCAAGGATTATATTCTGAATTTTCTGTTGTGGCCTTATCAATGGGCAATGAAAATTTCGGGTGGTAATCCTGACAGCATCCGTTTGCAATCAACACAGGTTTGGGAAACTTTTCTGACCAAAATGAAGCTTGCAGCTTTTGGCGGTGTCATTTTGTCATTTCCCTATCTTGCGTTCCAGTTATACAGCTTTATTGCGCCGGGCCTCTATCGCAACGAGAGGCGCGCTTTTTTGCCATTTCTCATCAGTGCGCCGGTATTGTTTCTCTTAGGTGGAGCATTTGTTTATTGTGTGCTTGCACCGATGATGTTGTGGTTTTCACTGTCACAGCAATTATTGCCTGATTCTCATTTGAAAGTTGAATTTATTGCACGTATTTCCGATTATCTGAGCTTCATGCAATCTTTCATTCTCATATTCGGACTTATTTTCCAGCTTCCTCTTGTGACCAGCCTGTTGACAAAAGCCGGACTTATTACGTCGAAAATGCTGGTTTCCAAACGGAAATGGGCAATTCTGATTGCCGTTGTTGTGGCGGCAATGGTGACACCTTCCGATTTCTTTACGATGTTCGGCGTCGCTCTTCCGACAATTCTGCTCTATGAAGTTTCTATTATTGTTTCACGCTGGATTGAAAAGAAACAGGCAAAACAAAATAACAAGGCTTCCTGA
- the tatB gene encoding Sec-independent protein translocase protein TatB yields the protein MFGIDGPEFIVILIVLIVVVGPKDLPKMLKAIGKATARMRTTANEFRRQFDEAMHEAELDDLQKTLTDVKDLDPRKKLTEIFDPIRDVAKDVKASIDGHQDAETSSINDQSSEQSDNKSSGEADRASDKSNSQAVTSNRETESSVRIVDDEKFQSATVTTASAGGDSVATEEHPATQTSPEVKEAKPTAGKSANGKITEKQSTTSKPKTAAKRKVSATAKPSSSKKANISGAIKASAQEQKTVKKVVSGGKKTTTADV from the coding sequence ATGTTCGGAATTGATGGACCGGAATTTATTGTCATCCTTATCGTGCTGATTGTTGTGGTCGGCCCGAAAGACTTGCCGAAAATGTTAAAAGCGATCGGCAAGGCAACGGCGCGTATGCGCACGACGGCAAACGAGTTCCGTCGCCAATTCGACGAAGCTATGCATGAAGCCGAGCTTGATGATTTGCAAAAAACTCTTACCGATGTAAAGGACCTTGATCCTCGCAAAAAGCTAACCGAAATATTCGATCCTATTCGAGACGTCGCAAAAGATGTCAAAGCGAGTATTGATGGGCATCAGGATGCAGAGACATCAAGCATAAACGATCAATCTTCGGAACAATCGGATAATAAATCATCAGGTGAAGCTGATAGAGCATCGGACAAATCAAATTCGCAAGCTGTTACGTCGAATAGAGAAACGGAAAGCTCTGTCAGAATAGTTGATGATGAAAAATTCCAGTCAGCAACAGTTACAACAGCCTCTGCAGGAGGTGACAGTGTGGCAACGGAGGAACATCCGGCAACGCAAACATCGCCTGAAGTGAAAGAAGCAAAGCCGACAGCTGGAAAATCGGCTAACGGCAAGATAACAGAAAAACAGTCCACAACTTCCAAACCGAAAACGGCGGCTAAGCGTAAGGTTTCTGCGACGGCTAAACCGTCATCGTCGAAAAAGGCCAATATAAGCGGGGCTATAAAAGCTTCTGCACAAGAACAGAAAACTGTAAAAAAGGTTGTTTCAGGGGGCAAAAAGACAACCACTGCGGACGTTTGA